Part of the Planctomycetia bacterium genome is shown below.
GAAGTTGGCTGGGCCGCCGGTAAACTGCTTCCGGCGTTAGGGTTAACTTCACCGCCCGTGGTCGGGCGCCAGGCAAGGTGCATGATATGAAGCTGTTCGAAGGCAAAAAGGGACTCGTGCTCGGCGTCGCGAACGACCATTCGATCGCCTGGTCGATCGCCCAGTTCGCCATGGAAGAAGGGGCCGTCTGTGGATTCAGCCATTTGCCGGACAAGGCGGACGACGCCCGGCAGCGGAATCGCCATCGGGTCGCCCAATTGACCGACAAGCACCCGTCGGCCAAGTTCCTGGTCCCGATGAACGTCCAAAACGACGACGACATCCGCGCCGTGATGCAAAAGACCAAGGAGGAGTTCGGGCAGATCGACTTCCTGCTCCATTCGATCGCCCACGCGTCGCTGGAGGATCTCAAACGGGATACCGTCGAAACCAGCCGCGCCGGTTTTCTGATGGCTATGGAAATCAGCGCTTACAGCCTACTCGCCGTCGCGAACGCTGCGAAAGACATCCTTAGCCCGCGGGCCAGCATCCTGACGATGACCTACTTCGGCGGCGAAAAGTGCGTGCCCGGTTATAACGTAATGGGCATCTGCAAGGCGGCGCTCGATAGCGTCGTCAAATACCTCGCGTACGATCTCGGCCCGCGCGGCGTGCGCGTGAACGCGGTGAGCGCCGGCCCGGTCCGCACCTTGGCCGGCCGCGGCGCCGGCGTCGACGACATGGTGCCGCTCTACGAACAGATGTCGCCGATGGGGCGCAACGTCCTGCCGGAAGAAGTCGGCCGCTCCGGCGGCTTCCTGCTTTCGGACCTCTCCGACGGCATCACGGGCGAAATCCTCCACGTCGACTGCGGCTACAACATCATGGGCTCGCCGGGCCGGATGTTGGATGCCTACAAGGGGCAGCCGAGTTGAACCGCGGAGTCGCGGAGAGCTTTAAATGGCGTGGCCGACCTTTCGTCTCCGTTCGCTGCTGTTGTTGATACTCCTGAATGCGCTCTGCCTCGCTGCGTTGATTCGCGTGTTCGGGCCGACGATTCCCAGCTATCAATTGAATCAGGTCAAAGTTGGGATGACGCAAGTCGAAATCCGACAGATCCTAGGGCCGCCAATTAATTCGGGCGATTCGGATTGGGTTTACAAGCGATTTGGTAGTCCCGGGTGGGTGGAAATCGCGTTCGATGACAACGGAAAGGTCTGGGACCTGAACGATGAATCGGCCTTTTGGACTGCGGGTTGGACGAACGAATGACAGACCGACACGACATCGCCGTCGCCGTAGTGGAATGTAACGATCGATACCTTGTCGGCATTCGTGATGAACGAGCCGTGCTGGCCGGACACGACGAATTCCCCGGCGGCAAAGTGAAAACGGGCGAGACTCCCGCCGAAACCGCACGACGCGAATGCCTGGAGGAGACGGGACTTTCGATTGAAGTTGAGGATCTGATCGTTCCGGTCGTCGAACACACCTATGCCCACGGTCAGCTACGATTGCATTTTTTTAGTGCGCGGGTTTCGAACGAAACAGACGCCACGCCGAAGCCCCCGTTTCGATGGGTGGATGCGAGCGAGTTGAGTCAGCTAAGATTTCCGGAAGCGAATCAGGTTGTGATTGAAACGCTGTTGAGCCATCGTCGAGACGCGCGCCGCCATGAGCAAACTTCGTGAGATCGTCGAGCACAAGCGCACCGAAGTCGAAGCCGCGAAGGCGTCGCGGCCGCTCAAGGAACTCCGCGCCAGTTTGAAAGACGCTCCCAAGGTTCGCGACTTTTTCACGCCGTTGTGCGTGCCCGGCGTCCACTTAATCGCCGAAGTGAAGCTTGCCAGTCCTTCGCAAGGTTCGATTCGCGCCGATCGCACGCCCGCCGAAGTCGCCGCGATCTACGAAGCCCACGGCGCGACCTGCATCAGCGTCCTCACCGACGAGAAATACTTCCAAGGCAAGCTCGATTACCTCCGCGAGGTTCGCGCCAAGGTGCGGCTGCCGGTCCTGCGCAAAGATTTTATTGTCGACAGTTATCAGCTCGTCGAAGCCCGTGCCGCCGGCGCCGACGCCGTGCTGTTGATCGCCGAATGCCTCGATGATTGCAACCTTCGCGCGCTGCACAACGAGGCGATCGAGTTGGGCCTCACGCCCCTCGTGGAATACTTCGATCCGGAGAATCTCGACCGCGTCCTGGAAGCCGGCGCCACGCTGATCGGCATCAACAATCGCAACCTGCACACCCTGGAAGTCGATTTTCAGCACGCGTTGCGCGAACGCAAGCGCATCCCCGGCGACTGCCTGGCCGTCGCCGAAAGCGCCATCGCCACCCGCGCCGACGTCGATCAACTCGCCGCCGCGGAATTCAACGCCATGTTGGTCGGCACGTCGCTGATGCGCGACCCTGACATCGGCGCCGCGGTGGATCGACTGCTCAAGAATAAGTAGTCAAACCATTCGACATTCACCGCCCTGCCTCCGTAGCGCATCTCTACTCATCGCGCTCTAGGCTCAACTCGAACAAGTCCATCAAGTGGCCGGCGATCGGACCGTCGGAGCGGAGGGTGAGGCGGTGGTCGCCGGGGATCAGTTGGAGTTCGCCGATTTCCACACGGCGGTAATAGTCCCAAGTGCCGGTGCCCCGGACCTCGGACTTGAGTCGCTGTTCGCCGCATTGCACTTGAAACGGGTTGCCGGCAGTATCGCGGTGGCAAGCGTAGTGGAGCCAAACGCGATAGCGACCGGGATGTTCAACCATTAGGTTCCACGCGGCGCGGTCGCTTTCGCTGCCCCAGAAACCGAGGTTCTGGCGCCCTGGTTCAAAGATTAACGTCGGGCCATAAACTTCTGCCAGCACCGCGGTGAGTTTGAAGGTGCCGTGTTCGTCCGCCCGTACCAGGTCGGGCGTGTTGCCGGGGAATTCCTTGCGCGGCGTCGGCAGCTTCGCCACGAAGGCCATTACGTCGGCAAGGTCTTGCTTGGAGAGGTCTTTCTCCAGTCCTTCCGGCATGAGCGATTTGCCGGTCGATTCGAGGGCCTCCAACTGACCTCGCGGGATGATGGCTCGCTTATCTTCCTGGCCGAGCAACGTGATGCTCGCGCCGGATTCATCGACGAGCATCCCGGTATGTGTCAGGCCGTCGCTGGTTTGCGCGGTGTAGGAGACGAACTTGGTTTCGAGCGCGCGATTGGGATCGAGGATCGCGACCAACAACGAAGACGGCGATTTGTCGGTCAGCGCGGCTAAGTCCGCTCCGATCGCAAAGCCGACATTGCCTAGGCGATGGCAGACCGCGCACTTTTCTCGGAATACGACGGCGCCATGTTCGGCGTCGGCACTGATCGCAAGTACGTCTTGAAATTGCTCGACGACCTGGCGACGATCCGTGTCGATCTCCGCGGACAGCGCCTTGATGACACGTTCCCGAAGCTGTCGACCGGCGCTTACGGCAAAACGCTGGCGGCGATCCGCGTCGAAATCGCCTGCGTGAATCCTGCCATTTTCGAGCGACTTTAACACTCGCAACACTTGTTGCGGTCGCTGAAAACATGCCTCGAGCGCCTGCGCGCGCACCTGCGGCGTCAGCGTCCGCCACGCGTTGAGCAAGGTGTCGAACGCGACGTCAGACTCCATCGCGGCCAGACGCTCGATCGCGGCATTCAGCAATTCCGTCGGCGCGGAAGACGTCAAGAGAGACTCGATTAAGTCTAACGTCGCACCGGACTCATCTTGAGAAATGATTTCCAAAGCAGCCAAACGAAGTTCCACCGACGCTTTTTCGTCCGCGACGGCCGCGGCGGACGTTTGCCGGAGCTTCATCAACGCTGCTTCAACGCGTTCCGCCGCGAGGGGATCCTCGGCGAACAACGCTGCGGGCGTGACGTCGCGCTCGCGGAGCGCGCTAAGAACGCCGGCCGTTCGTGCGAGTTGACTTGCTTCATTGGACTGCGACTCAAGTGCGCGTTCCAGTAGCCTTCCGCAGGTTGACCGATCATCGAACGCCAGCGCCAAGTCCGCTAGGGATCGCATCAACTCCGGTGTAGGCCCGGCGTTGAGATCTGCTTCGCACACCACTCGCGCGCACAGCGGCAGATTCTCGGGCGTCAGCGAACTGAGCACGGCGGATCGCCGATAGACGTTCTCCCAATCCGTGAGCAAGGGTGTCGCCAGTGGAAGTGTCGCGGATCCCGCAGGCATAGCGCCGATCGTGCAGACGTACTGCAACTTCACGAGCTCAGCTTCGTGAGGTGACAACCAGCGATCATCAAGCAGTTCTTTAGCGACTGCGTTGTCTCCTTTTGCAAAACGTTCCGCGAGTCGCAGGGCGTGACGGCGAACGCCTGCATGTTCGTCGCGCAGGGCTGCAACCACCGTGGCTTCATCGAGCGCCGCCAATCCATCGAGCGCACCAAGAGCATGCAGCCGCGCCGTGGCGCGATCGCCGTTCCCAACGAGCTGTTGAAGCGGCTCGATTGCGCCGCGGTCGGCGCGTTCCACAAGCAATCGTTGCGTCATGTCGCGCAGCGTGCCGTTCGGGCTTTCGAGTTGGGCGACGAGTTGTTCGGTGGATTGTTCATTCAGCTTGGGCACCTTGCGCAATGGCTCCCCGACCGGCACGATGCGGTAGATGCGCCCGCGTTCGTACCCGGCGCGGACGTCGATCTTGGCTTCGATGTCGTCGGGGATCCACTCGGGATGCTCCAGAACCTGGCGATAGAAATCCGCCACGTAGAGCGCGCCGTCGGGCCCGGTGCGGATCATCACGGGACGAAACCAGTTGTCGGTCGACGTGAGGAACTCGCGCTGCTGTTCATCGTCGGCGCGGCGACCGGTGAAGGACACGCCTTGCGGAGTGAGCACCTGGCGATGGACCAAGTTATGCACGGGCTCGCAAACGAAGGCGTTGCCTGCGAGGTCGGCGCCGAGCAGATCGTCGCGGTAAAAGCCGACGCCGCAAGCCGAGGTGATATGGTTCGACAGGTGAAAATCGTTGTAGCGCGCCAGCGTGCGGCTTGTTGGAAAGACCGGAGCCGCGCCGAGGACTTCCGGCACTTCTCTCAAGACTTGCGGTGCTGCGACGTGCTGGTTGCGCCGCAGGTATTCATCCGGCAGCACGTAGTGCCAAAGGGGATGGATGTTATCGGAGCCAAACCAATTGCCCCAGTCGTCGGCGATACGTTGATATTGCGTCGAGCCAGTTTGCGGATCGATCTCGCCGGTCGCCGGGCGGAAACGGAAATCGCGATTGCCGAGTTCCGCGTCGTCGTTGCGCCGCACGGAATGAATCGCGCCGCCGCTTTCGCCCATCGCGCAATGCACCCAGTTGTCGAGTCCCCAGGTGAAACCGTTGACGCGATGTTGGGGATTCGCTTCGCCGAAGCCCGTGATGAGCGCCTCGCGTTTATCGGCGCGGCCATCGCCATCGGTGTCTTCGGCATAGAATACTTCCGGCGCGGCGCTCACGAGCACGCCGCGGCCCCACGCCATCACGCCGTTGGGATAGCTCAGGCCGTCCAGGAACAGCGTCGAGCGATCGTATTTGCCGTCGCCGTTGGTGTCTTCGAGATACCGCACGCGCCCGCCGGGCGCGCCGGCGTTGTCCGCACCCAGCGGATAGTCTCCCATCTCGACAACCCAGAGCTTGCCGTCGGGACCCCAATCGAATGCCACTGGGTCCATTACGAGCGGCTCCGCGGCAACCAGCTCGATCCTCAATCCTGGCCGCACGCGCATACCTTTGAGCGAGGCTTCCGGGGATCGCGGCCCTAACTCCGCGTTGCCGAGCAGTTCGTTGAAGGAACGCCGATCGACCAAATCGGGTAACCGCGCCGTGTCTTCGTTCTGCACCCAGAGATGCCGGGAATGAAACCAGGCGCCGTTGTTCGTGCCGTTGCGCACGATGGGCGGAATCGAGCGCGCGTCCCCTTGATTTCCGCGCAGAATCTCGCGCGACCAGCCTTTTTCGAGGGACTCGAAGAGATGGAGCGAGAACCGCGCTTCGTTGGAGAACAGCACGTCGAGATCGCCGTCTTCGTCGATGTCGACGAACCGCAGGCCGGCGTCGTGTTTTTCTGCATCGACGATTGCCGTTTCCGCCGGCAACGTGAAGGTCAGGCGGCGCCAGCGATCCTCTTTGTCCAGGCCGAGGATGACGACGGCGCCTTGCTTCGGTGTGATCAGCAGTTCACAGATTCCGTCGCCGTCGAGATCGCGGAGGCGGTGGTCGAGCCAGTTGACGTCCAATCCTCGTAGTGCCTCTTGATCGTCTGGCGCAAGTGCAATCGGTTTTCCTCGCACGTCAAAAGCCTTCGTCTCGATCCCAAAGTCACGGAATTGTTTAAGTTGGTCCTTGTGAAATCGATACTCGTTCAACGAATGCACATCTTTCGTGATCATTGCCGAACGCGAATCGCGTTCAATCACGCCAAGCGCCGCTTTACCGCGCGATGAGTCAAAGATTCCACTAGTGAAAGTGCGACTTTTGTTGTCCCATTTTACAAACGACTGAGTATTTCCATTGGCGGTTGTCACGAAGTCCATCCACCCGTCGCCGTCAATGTCAAGGGTGCGCATTCCTTGTTTTGTTCCGCCGAAGCCCCACAATTCGAGATACTTTGCCGCTTCAGCGAACGACAGAAACCGAATCTTTGAACCGTGCGAGGCAACGGCATGATCGATCAACTCCACAACTTGCTCCGCGCGAATCCACCCGTGCGGATGAAATACGAGATTGAATACGCCCTGCTTGATCACGACGGAGTCGAGAGCCGCCTTTAAGTCCTCGACCGTCTTTGGATTGTTCGGCTGCTGGATGTTCTGTGCTTCCCAGTCGCTGGGAACCACGCAGGGAAACTCCCAGCAGTGCTCGCCGATCATGTAGGGATACGGATAGTCCTCGATCGTGTTGACGAACGATGGGAACGGCAAGTATTTGCGGAAGCGATCCTTGGTAGTGCCTGGCTCATAGACCAGTTCGCGCGGCAATTCAGGATCATTGGGCGTGATGACGTTGAAGACCGACGAATCGATCATCAAGCGATGGCCGCCAGGCGATGACTTGTTGAGTATCTCCGAGAAGAACCGCGGACTCACCATGTTCAGCGAATCGCAGCAAGGCATCCGAAACGCAACAGGCAGGTTGTTGGGAATCGACGCCAGCAAATCCACGCAGCCGTGATACGTAGCGCTAGCCTTGGCGAAGTCGCCGTCCTTCAGGAGCGGGCACGGATGATCCAGCGTGTGGCATTCGAGACTCACGCCTTCCTTGAGCCAAGCCTGCAACTGCGGGTCGTTGGTGTCGACCTGGTTGGTCATGATGCTCATCGCCGCCCGGCCGTCAATCTGCTTAAGCCGGTCGAGAATGGGCCGCAGATACGCTTCGTACTTGGCGGGATCGCGCATGTCGTCGATCGCCAGGATCACGACCGCCTCGACGCCCGGCTCGCCGACCCACTGCGGCGTGGTTAGCCGCGCGAAGTCACGGTGCGGGTAGTACGGATCGCACTCATCTAGGTACGCCAGACGATTCCCGTCGGCGGCGCAGGCCATTGCCACGGGCCAGGCCAGCAACGCACCGAGCAGGTATGCGAAGGGACGCATGGCGATGATCTCCGGTGTGCCGGGGCTTTTTACGGAATCGCGGCTTAGTGGCAGCGTTGATTGTAATTGCGCCGGCAGCACCAAGCCCAGGGAAGGCCCTCGAAATCGTTCCGTCCTCCACGATCTCGAGGGCCTTCCCTGGGCTTACACCGCGCGTGGCAAGCGAAACAATCGTTGTGCGTTCTTGGTCGTTTGCGCGGCAAACGCGGCCAGTTCGACGCCGCGCACTTCCGCCAGGCAGCGCGCCGTATGGGCTACGAATGCTGGCTCGTTGCGTTTTCCGCGGTTCGGCTGCGGGGCGAGGTAAGGGCTATCCGTTTCCACCAGAATGCGGTCAGCGGGGATCGTCGCGGCGACGGCTCGCAACGCGTCGTTTTTCTTGAACGTGACCATGCCGGCGAAGCTAATGTACATGCCGA
Proteins encoded:
- a CDS encoding enoyl-ACP reductase; amino-acid sequence: MKLFEGKKGLVLGVANDHSIAWSIAQFAMEEGAVCGFSHLPDKADDARQRNRHRVAQLTDKHPSAKFLVPMNVQNDDDIRAVMQKTKEEFGQIDFLLHSIAHASLEDLKRDTVETSRAGFLMAMEISAYSLLAVANAAKDILSPRASILTMTYFGGEKCVPGYNVMGICKAALDSVVKYLAYDLGPRGVRVNAVSAGPVRTLAGRGAGVDDMVPLYEQMSPMGRNVLPEEVGRSGGFLLSDLSDGITGEILHVDCGYNIMGSPGRMLDAYKGQPS
- a CDS encoding NUDIX domain-containing protein; this translates as MTDRHDIAVAVVECNDRYLVGIRDERAVLAGHDEFPGGKVKTGETPAETARRECLEETGLSIEVEDLIVPVVEHTYAHGQLRLHFFSARVSNETDATPKPPFRWVDASELSQLRFPEANQVVIETLLSHRRDARRHEQTS
- the trpC gene encoding indole-3-glycerol phosphate synthase TrpC; this encodes MSKLREIVEHKRTEVEAAKASRPLKELRASLKDAPKVRDFFTPLCVPGVHLIAEVKLASPSQGSIRADRTPAEVAAIYEAHGATCISVLTDEKYFQGKLDYLREVRAKVRLPVLRKDFIVDSYQLVEARAAGADAVLLIAECLDDCNLRALHNEAIELGLTPLVEYFDPENLDRVLEAGATLIGINNRNLHTLEVDFQHALRERKRIPGDCLAVAESAIATRADVDQLAAAEFNAMLVGTSLMRDPDIGAAVDRLLKNK
- a CDS encoding PVC-type heme-binding CxxCH protein, whose product is MRPFAYLLGALLAWPVAMACAADGNRLAYLDECDPYYPHRDFARLTTPQWVGEPGVEAVVILAIDDMRDPAKYEAYLRPILDRLKQIDGRAAMSIMTNQVDTNDPQLQAWLKEGVSLECHTLDHPCPLLKDGDFAKASATYHGCVDLLASIPNNLPVAFRMPCCDSLNMVSPRFFSEILNKSSPGGHRLMIDSSVFNVITPNDPELPRELVYEPGTTKDRFRKYLPFPSFVNTIEDYPYPYMIGEHCWEFPCVVPSDWEAQNIQQPNNPKTVEDLKAALDSVVIKQGVFNLVFHPHGWIRAEQVVELIDHAVASHGSKIRFLSFAEAAKYLELWGFGGTKQGMRTLDIDGDGWMDFVTTANGNTQSFVKWDNKSRTFTSGIFDSSRGKAALGVIERDSRSAMITKDVHSLNEYRFHKDQLKQFRDFGIETKAFDVRGKPIALAPDDQEALRGLDVNWLDHRLRDLDGDGICELLITPKQGAVVILGLDKEDRWRRLTFTLPAETAIVDAEKHDAGLRFVDIDEDGDLDVLFSNEARFSLHLFESLEKGWSREILRGNQGDARSIPPIVRNGTNNGAWFHSRHLWVQNEDTARLPDLVDRRSFNELLGNAELGPRSPEASLKGMRVRPGLRIELVAAEPLVMDPVAFDWGPDGKLWVVEMGDYPLGADNAGAPGGRVRYLEDTNGDGKYDRSTLFLDGLSYPNGVMAWGRGVLVSAAPEVFYAEDTDGDGRADKREALITGFGEANPQHRVNGFTWGLDNWVHCAMGESGGAIHSVRRNDDAELGNRDFRFRPATGEIDPQTGSTQYQRIADDWGNWFGSDNIHPLWHYVLPDEYLRRNQHVAAPQVLREVPEVLGAAPVFPTSRTLARYNDFHLSNHITSACGVGFYRDDLLGADLAGNAFVCEPVHNLVHRQVLTPQGVSFTGRRADDEQQREFLTSTDNWFRPVMIRTGPDGALYVADFYRQVLEHPEWIPDDIEAKIDVRAGYERGRIYRIVPVGEPLRKVPKLNEQSTEQLVAQLESPNGTLRDMTQRLLVERADRGAIEPLQQLVGNGDRATARLHALGALDGLAALDEATVVAALRDEHAGVRRHALRLAERFAKGDNAVAKELLDDRWLSPHEAELVKLQYVCTIGAMPAGSATLPLATPLLTDWENVYRRSAVLSSLTPENLPLCARVVCEADLNAGPTPELMRSLADLALAFDDRSTCGRLLERALESQSNEASQLARTAGVLSALRERDVTPAALFAEDPLAAERVEAALMKLRQTSAAAVADEKASVELRLAALEIISQDESGATLDLIESLLTSSAPTELLNAAIERLAAMESDVAFDTLLNAWRTLTPQVRAQALEACFQRPQQVLRVLKSLENGRIHAGDFDADRRQRFAVSAGRQLRERVIKALSAEIDTDRRQVVEQFQDVLAISADAEHGAVVFREKCAVCHRLGNVGFAIGADLAALTDKSPSSLLVAILDPNRALETKFVSYTAQTSDGLTHTGMLVDESGASITLLGQEDKRAIIPRGQLEALESTGKSLMPEGLEKDLSKQDLADVMAFVAKLPTPRKEFPGNTPDLVRADEHGTFKLTAVLAEVYGPTLIFEPGRQNLGFWGSESDRAAWNLMVEHPGRYRVWLHYACHRDTAGNPFQVQCGEQRLKSEVRGTGTWDYYRRVEIGELQLIPGDHRLTLRSDGPIAGHLMDLFELSLERDE